A single window of Cytobacillus dafuensis DNA harbors:
- the tagU gene encoding polyisoprenyl-teichoic acid--peptidoglycan teichoic acid transferase TagU has product MKEKKKKRTWLRVIGIVVLFIVLGAGAYAYSIYKSLTNAAETMHHPIDRKMSEKRVEEITLEKQEPFSVLMLGVDEREDDRGRSDSIIVLTINSNQNSVKMLSIPRDTRTEIVGYGKEDKINHAYAFGGIEMAMATVENFLDIPIDYYIQINMEGFKDIVDAVGGITVNNDFDFSYGGVHFPKGEITLNGDKALLFSRMRHEDPRGDAGRQLRQRQIIQAIIKEGASLSSLTNYNQVFNALGNNIKTNLNFNEMVEIQKNYRAAAKKVDQISIEGKGTKIDRIYYLIVPDEEKQRVQDELKGHLEIK; this is encoded by the coding sequence ATGAAGGAAAAAAAGAAAAAAAGAACTTGGCTCCGCGTAATAGGAATCGTTGTTTTATTCATTGTGCTAGGTGCAGGTGCCTATGCCTATTCAATATATAAGTCATTAACAAATGCAGCCGAAACAATGCATCATCCTATTGATAGAAAAATGTCAGAGAAACGAGTTGAAGAAATAACTTTAGAGAAGCAAGAACCATTCTCTGTTCTTATGCTCGGTGTAGATGAACGAGAGGATGACCGCGGCCGCTCTGATTCCATCATAGTATTAACCATCAATTCAAATCAAAACTCAGTCAAAATGCTTAGCATTCCACGCGACACTAGAACGGAAATCGTAGGATACGGAAAAGAAGATAAAATTAATCATGCCTATGCGTTTGGCGGGATCGAAATGGCAATGGCGACAGTGGAAAATTTCCTCGATATCCCCATCGACTATTACATACAAATTAACATGGAAGGTTTCAAAGATATTGTTGATGCTGTAGGCGGGATTACTGTCAATAATGATTTTGACTTTTCGTATGGTGGTGTCCATTTTCCTAAAGGAGAAATCACATTAAATGGAGATAAAGCATTATTGTTTTCTCGAATGAGGCATGAAGATCCACGGGGAGATGCTGGTCGTCAGCTCAGACAGCGCCAAATCATTCAAGCCATCATTAAAGAAGGGGCAAGCCTTTCCTCTTTAACCAATTACAATCAAGTTTTTAATGCGTTAGGCAATAATATAAAAACCAACCTAAACTTTAACGAAATGGTTGAGATTCAGAAAAATTATCGAGCAGCGGCCAAGAAGGTTGATCAAATATCGATAGAAGGAAAAGGCACGAAGATTGATCGTATATACTATCTCATTGTACCTGATGAGGAAAAGCAGCGAGTACAAGATGAATTGAAAGGTCATCTAGAAATTAAATAA
- a CDS encoding Arc family DNA-binding protein: protein MSKKKSFPLRLDPELYEILQKWAADDFRSVNSHIEFLLREAAKKAGRLKKSQE from the coding sequence ATGTCTAAGAAAAAAAGTTTTCCATTACGATTAGACCCTGAATTGTATGAGATTTTGCAAAAGTGGGCGGCTGATGATTTTAGAAGTGTAAACAGCCATATTGAGTTTCTCCTTCGTGAAGCAGCTAAAAAGGCTGGCCGATTGAAGAAGTCGCAAGAGTAA
- a CDS encoding SPFH domain-containing protein translates to MKEKNVFQVNGFIGILAIVALLGLSVWLLINELFSVAIPLLAVAVLLASGITIVQPNKAAVVTFFGKYLGTIRNNGLYLTVPLSLRRNVSLRVRNFNSKRLKVNDVEGNPIEIAAVIVFKVVDSAKAVFDVDNYEEFVEIQSETAIRHVATKYPYDTFEDADLTLRGNAEEVSNELTADLQARLNVAGVEVIEARLTHLAYSTEIAQAMLQRQQATAIISARQKIVEGAVGMAQMAIKQLEADNTIDLDDERKVQMVNNLLVAIVAEKPAQPVINTGTLY, encoded by the coding sequence ATGAAAGAAAAAAACGTCTTTCAGGTAAATGGTTTTATTGGCATTTTAGCAATAGTGGCTCTACTCGGACTTAGTGTATGGCTTTTAATTAATGAGCTATTTTCCGTTGCTATTCCTTTACTTGCTGTAGCCGTTCTTTTGGCTAGCGGAATTACGATTGTTCAGCCAAATAAGGCAGCTGTCGTTACTTTTTTTGGAAAATACTTAGGTACTATTCGTAATAATGGACTATACTTGACTGTGCCGCTTTCACTGCGACGAAATGTGTCACTTAGGGTTCGAAACTTTAATAGCAAGCGCCTGAAGGTAAATGATGTTGAAGGAAATCCCATTGAAATTGCAGCAGTGATTGTTTTTAAAGTTGTCGATTCAGCTAAAGCTGTGTTTGATGTAGACAATTATGAGGAATTTGTTGAAATTCAAAGTGAAACGGCTATTCGTCATGTGGCAACGAAATACCCTTACGATACGTTTGAGGATGCAGATCTTACCTTAAGAGGGAATGCAGAGGAAGTTTCCAATGAATTAACAGCCGATTTACAGGCACGCCTAAATGTAGCTGGGGTTGAAGTAATTGAAGCCAGACTTACTCACCTTGCTTACTCAACTGAGATTGCTCAAGCGATGCTGCAGCGTCAACAAGCAACTGCCATCATCTCTGCCCGTCAAAAAATTGTTGAAGGGGCTGTTGGAATGGCACAAATGGCCATTAAACAATTAGAAGCAGATAATACGATTGATTTAGATGATGAACGCAAAGTACAAATGGTTAATAATTTACTAGTGGCCATCGTTGCTGAAAAACCAGCCCAGCCTGTTATTAATACGGGGACATTATATTAA
- the wecB gene encoding non-hydrolyzing UDP-N-acetylglucosamine 2-epimerase encodes MVKKIKVMTIFGTRPEAIKMAPLVLELKKYQNQIESIVTVTAQHRQMLDQVLEVFNIQPDFDLNIMKERQTLIGITTKALEGLDKVMKEVQPDLVLVHGDTSTTFVASLAAYYNQISVGHVEAGLRTWNKYSPYPEEMNRQLTGVIADLHFSPTIKSQRNLLNENKSSKSIYITGNTAIDALSTTVSRNYSHSVLDKIGNNKMILLTAHRRENIGQPMRNMFKAIKRLVNEHNDIEVVYPVHLNPIVREIADNILGNDPRIHLIEPLDVVDFHNFASKAYIILTDSGGVQEEAPSLGVPVLVLRDTTERPEGIKAGTLKLAGTEEDRVYDLAKELLTNIEEYERMSKASNPYGDGKASHRIVQGILHYYGFVDSPPEAFI; translated from the coding sequence GTGGTAAAGAAAATTAAGGTCATGACAATTTTCGGAACTAGGCCAGAGGCGATAAAAATGGCTCCGTTAGTTTTAGAGTTGAAAAAATACCAAAATCAAATTGAATCAATCGTTACAGTAACTGCTCAACATAGGCAGATGCTTGATCAAGTCCTTGAGGTATTTAATATACAACCCGATTTTGACCTTAATATTATGAAAGAACGCCAAACGCTTATTGGGATTACGACGAAAGCCTTGGAAGGATTAGATAAAGTTATGAAGGAAGTGCAACCAGATCTTGTACTCGTTCATGGAGATACCTCAACAACTTTTGTTGCCAGTCTAGCAGCATATTATAATCAAATATCTGTAGGACATGTTGAAGCTGGATTAAGGACATGGAATAAATACTCACCATATCCTGAAGAAATGAATAGACAGCTAACTGGAGTGATAGCGGATTTGCACTTTTCTCCAACGATAAAGTCTCAAAGAAATTTATTAAATGAGAATAAGAGCTCAAAGTCAATCTATATAACCGGAAATACGGCTATTGACGCACTATCTACAACTGTTTCTAGAAATTATAGTCATAGTGTATTGGATAAAATAGGAAATAACAAAATGATATTATTAACAGCACACCGTCGTGAAAATATTGGTCAGCCGATGAGAAATATGTTTAAAGCGATCAAGAGGTTAGTGAATGAGCACAACGATATTGAAGTTGTTTATCCTGTGCATTTAAATCCGATAGTACGAGAAATAGCAGATAATATACTTGGGAATGATCCCAGAATACATTTAATTGAGCCACTTGATGTAGTTGATTTTCATAACTTTGCATCAAAAGCCTATATCATTTTAACAGATTCGGGAGGAGTACAGGAGGAAGCGCCTTCATTAGGGGTTCCGGTACTTGTACTACGTGACACAACGGAAAGACCAGAAGGAATTAAAGCTGGAACTTTGAAGCTTGCTGGCACAGAAGAGGATAGAGTCTATGATCTAGCAAAGGAATTATTAACTAATATAGAAGAATACGAGCGGATGTCAAAGGCATCGAATCCGTATGGGGATGGAAAAGCCTCTCATAGGATTGTACAAGGTATATTACATTATTACGGATTTGTTGACAGTCCACCTGAAGCGTTTATATAG
- a CDS encoding glycosyl hydrolase family 28-related protein — MKTLDTEKIRGLIMKKKMVYVASLFLLIIAMMYVLNTKKTTRTPLEEYVYNVNDFQSIQAAITYVSKKSGGKIYFPPNKYEIKEELDIREGVELIGAGRNQTTISVSTPSGYLNREGSAVKFSDIKVNGKVRNCLNSPISPEDFGALGDAKTDDSLAFQNAANSGNGSVLELEEGKRYLIKDTVTIDIEKIKMINGNNSYLVLEEDIIGLKLLGSKETKGASPNSEQNNLIAEKEFMPIVSNLQIYSKSDSYVGTGIQAEGTFGLIIKNNHLYNLKTGIEFIGYNRNVIIENNQIWNIRNYGIHWNKVNLHQQIIENNHISFTKKNLFFEDSDVHNIHIIGNDLEGGGGEQEGNENSIHFLLTDNSLGDMSQIQIIGNSIEEHLAATSSLIKFENHTDDTSKMQIIEITGNELSGSKSNAIEFWNSSNVTINGNNFYGNQDDNIKILHKATGFNIMGNSFSGNLEAASNKGFLFLKSGLEVNNIIIYANTIDNLHGPVIQMKDNPDDPNAKFRGRLFIDGMNISNNIFTIAEDYQSNGEYLVDIEAHSIAGLVYTNNQLKGCSTCENGTRITANSINHSIINKNMIYNVKEGANKYKLPESTQDVIVSENR; from the coding sequence ATGAAAACACTAGACACAGAAAAAATTAGGGGACTAATCATGAAGAAAAAAATGGTGTACGTAGCATCTCTATTTCTCTTGATAATAGCAATGATGTATGTATTAAATACGAAAAAAACTACTAGAACACCATTAGAAGAGTATGTTTATAATGTGAATGATTTTCAAAGCATCCAGGCTGCCATAACGTATGTATCTAAAAAGTCCGGCGGGAAAATTTATTTTCCTCCTAATAAGTATGAAATTAAGGAAGAACTTGATATCAGAGAGGGAGTTGAATTGATAGGTGCTGGACGAAATCAGACAACGATTTCTGTTTCAACTCCAAGTGGATATTTAAATCGTGAAGGATCTGCTGTAAAGTTCTCTGATATTAAGGTTAATGGAAAGGTGAGAAATTGTTTAAATTCCCCGATTTCACCTGAAGACTTTGGAGCGCTGGGAGATGCAAAGACGGATGATAGTCTAGCCTTTCAGAATGCAGCCAACAGTGGAAATGGGAGTGTCCTTGAGTTAGAAGAAGGTAAGCGATATTTAATCAAAGATACTGTAACGATTGATATCGAAAAGATTAAAATGATTAACGGAAATAATAGCTATCTTGTATTAGAAGAAGACATTATTGGACTAAAGTTATTAGGATCAAAAGAAACGAAGGGTGCATCACCTAATAGTGAACAAAATAATTTAATAGCAGAGAAAGAATTTATGCCGATTGTGTCTAATCTGCAAATTTATTCTAAGTCTGACTCTTACGTTGGAACAGGGATTCAAGCTGAGGGTACTTTTGGGCTAATCATTAAGAACAATCATTTATATAATTTAAAAACAGGAATTGAATTTATAGGCTATAACCGGAATGTCATCATTGAAAATAATCAAATATGGAATATAAGGAACTATGGTATCCATTGGAATAAAGTGAATCTTCATCAACAAATAATTGAAAATAACCATATTTCTTTTACCAAAAAGAATTTATTCTTTGAAGATAGCGATGTTCATAATATACATATTATTGGAAATGACTTAGAAGGCGGCGGGGGAGAGCAGGAAGGGAACGAAAATAGTATTCATTTCTTACTAACAGACAATTCCTTAGGCGATATGTCGCAAATTCAAATTATAGGGAATAGCATTGAAGAACATTTAGCAGCTACGTCCTCATTAATTAAGTTTGAGAATCATACGGATGATACATCAAAAATGCAAATAATTGAGATAACCGGAAATGAATTAAGCGGCAGTAAAAGCAATGCAATAGAATTTTGGAATAGTAGTAATGTAACCATTAACGGGAACAATTTTTATGGAAATCAAGATGATAATATTAAGATTTTACATAAGGCAACAGGGTTTAATATTATGGGTAACAGCTTTTCAGGTAACCTAGAAGCAGCAAGCAATAAGGGGTTCCTATTCCTTAAATCAGGATTAGAAGTCAACAATATTATCATTTACGCAAATACAATTGATAATTTGCATGGACCGGTAATTCAAATGAAGGACAATCCAGATGATCCAAATGCAAAGTTCAGAGGGCGATTATTCATAGATGGGATGAATATCTCGAATAACATCTTTACCATAGCGGAGGATTATCAAAGCAATGGCGAATATCTTGTAGATATAGAAGCCCATTCTATTGCCGGCTTGGTTTATACAAATAACCAATTAAAAGGCTGTTCAACGTGTGAAAATGGGACACGAATTACGGCTAATTCCATCAATCATTCGATTATTAATAAAAACATGATTTACAACGTAAAAGAAGGGGCGAACAAATATAAGTTACCTGAAAGCACTCAAGATGTAATTGTTTCTGAAAATCGATAA
- a CDS encoding nuclease-related domain-containing protein has translation MIVKFRSESKELKLLRSLDSRMKLSVKDKNHFENLEKGFKGEKKFDDWIEEFFHNDCLILNDLLFDMNNTIFQVDSLLMSSDKALLIEVKNFEGDHYIEAERWYMSNGIEIQNPLHQVKRAETNLRRIFQAIGCNVPIESYLLFINPNFHLYQAPRNTPIIFPTQLNRFMKKLNKPSPPLKEIHHKFAERLVSLHLNDPPYKRLPIYSYDQLEKGIVCGSCFSFFEDFQTNRKDVICKECGYKENVKSAILRSVDEFRLLFPKENITTHAIHDWCKVIKAKKVIWRILTNNFKVIGQSRSTYFVDL, from the coding sequence ATGATAGTGAAGTTTCGCTCTGAATCAAAAGAACTGAAGCTGTTGAGGAGCTTAGATAGTCGAATGAAACTTTCAGTGAAAGACAAAAATCATTTCGAAAACCTTGAAAAGGGATTTAAGGGGGAGAAAAAGTTTGATGATTGGATAGAAGAATTTTTCCATAATGATTGCCTTATTTTAAATGACCTCCTGTTCGATATGAACAATACTATTTTTCAAGTAGATTCATTGCTCATGTCATCTGATAAAGCACTTTTAATCGAAGTGAAAAATTTCGAAGGTGACCATTATATTGAGGCGGAACGCTGGTATATGTCAAATGGAATTGAAATTCAGAACCCTTTGCACCAGGTAAAGCGAGCAGAAACGAACCTTCGTAGAATTTTTCAAGCAATTGGATGCAATGTCCCGATTGAATCTTATCTTCTCTTCATCAATCCTAATTTCCACTTATATCAAGCGCCGCGGAACACACCAATTATTTTTCCCACACAGCTCAATCGCTTCATGAAAAAATTAAACAAGCCCTCTCCACCATTAAAAGAAATCCATCACAAATTTGCAGAAAGACTAGTTTCCTTGCATTTAAACGATCCGCCTTATAAGCGGCTGCCCATTTATAGCTATGACCAGCTAGAAAAGGGAATCGTTTGCGGAAGCTGCTTTTCATTTTTTGAAGATTTTCAGACAAATAGAAAGGACGTCATTTGTAAAGAATGCGGCTACAAAGAGAATGTGAAAAGTGCCATTTTACGGAGCGTGGATGAATTCCGCCTTCTATTTCCAAAGGAGAATATTACTACTCATGCTATCCATGACTGGTGTAAAGTGATTAAGGCTAAAAAAGTAATTTGGCGGATTCTTACGAACAATTTTAAAGTGATAGGGCAGTCACGATCTACCTATTTTGTTGATTTATAG